The Pseudanabaena sp. ABRG5-3 genome includes the window AAACTGGTGATTAGTTAGAATTTAAGGCTTCAGTTTTGTCTTTTTAATTACTCATTTATTAAATATTAACTTCTTCAAAATATACTCCTATAAGTATATTTACTTATGGTGTATAATTAAGGATAAGCTTTAAAAATAAATAATCTATTATTATAGGCTTATTATAAAAAAACGTTTTATATTTTTAAATTCGCTTTAAATTTTTCCAAAATTTATTCAAAATTTATTTTTTCTGACTGTCTTGGGATAAGGCTGATTGTCTTATTAAAGATTGCTTTAAACGTCCATCGCTAGTCCTTAACAGATTTAAGCGGTAGTTTATAAAAAATTTTAAGAGGTTCTTCTGAATTAGGTAAACACTTAGGACGGTTTTAAGTATCAATGCTAATACCAAAGCTTCATCCCACAGCACTAGATAACAAACGTTCTATAGGCAAAAATATGTTACCGTTCGAGCAAGATTCTGGCTTTAAACCAGACCAAATTTTAGAAAACCGAGGGCGGGTTGCCATCTTTATCGATGGTTCTAATCTTTTTTATGCAGCTCTCCAACTGGGTATCGAAATCGACTATACCAAGCTACTTTTGTGTCTTACTGATGGCTCTCGTTTACTAAGAGCTTTTTTCTATACAGGGGTAGATCGCACCAATGAAAAGCAACAGGGATTCTTGTTGTGGATGCGCCGTAATGGCTATCGAGTAATTTCTAAAGAGCTTGTCCAACTTCCCGATGGTTCTAAAAAAGCGAACCTTGACGTGGAAATTGCTGTGGACATGATGGCATTGATTGGATCCTATGATACAGCCGTTCTGGTTAGTGGCGATGGGGATCTCGCCTATGCCGTTGATGCTGCTAGTTATCGGGGTGTGCGCGTTGAGGTAGTCAGTTTGCGCTCAATGACCAGTGATCACCTGATCAATGTTGCTGACCGCTATGTCGATCTCGAAGCGATTAAGGAAGATATTATGAAAATATCACGTCCACAATCTCCTAGTTCCGCCCCTGCGATCGCTAGTTATTCCTATCGTCCAATTTCTGGGATAGGATCGATCGATAGCGATCGCGACTAGTAGTAACTTAAGGTAATAATTTTTAGTTTCTAGTAACTCTGAGGATCTTTTGGCGGTAACTACACCGCATTGTAAGCACAACAAGCAATAGCATAGAGCTAACTCTGAGAAGCTAAATTGCAAAAATATTGACAGAAGTTGCCATTGTCAATATATTATAGAGTTCGCTGTAAAATATGCTGTCTTCGTAATTTGCTCTTGCTGATGACTGTAGCTAACCCACTGCATAAAACGCTCGCTCGCTCGAAGATTGACTTGTACAGCTATCCGCCCCAAAGGTTCACCCCAAATTTACCAAAAAGTTATTTTAGGGCAACCAATGATTAGAATTTTTAAGAGTAGAAATTTTAATTTAGGGCAAACGTAACATTGAAAACTGACAACAAATTGGGAGACTTATAGTGGCTCGCATTGCAGGAGTTGACCTTCCTCGTGACAAGCGCATTGAAATAGGACTAACGTATATA containing:
- a CDS encoding NYN domain-containing protein, yielding MLPFEQDSGFKPDQILENRGRVAIFIDGSNLFYAALQLGIEIDYTKLLLCLTDGSRLLRAFFYTGVDRTNEKQQGFLLWMRRNGYRVISKELVQLPDGSKKANLDVEIAVDMMALIGSYDTAVLVSGDGDLAYAVDAASYRGVRVEVVSLRSMTSDHLINVADRYVDLEAIKEDIMKISRPQSPSSAPAIASYSYRPISGIGSIDSDRD